In Ailuropoda melanoleuca isolate Jingjing chromosome 4, ASM200744v2, whole genome shotgun sequence, the following proteins share a genomic window:
- the ADGRL1 gene encoding adhesion G protein-coupled receptor L1 isoform X3: MARLAAALWSVCVTAVLVTSATQGLSRAGLPFGLMRRELACEGYPIELRCPGSDVIMVENANYGRTDDKICDADPFQMENVQCYLPDAFKIMSQRCNNRTQCVVVAGSDAFPDPCPGTYKYLEVQYDCVPYIFVCPGTLQKVLEPTSTHESEHQSGAWCKDPLQAGDRIYVMPWIPYRTDTLTEYASWEDYVAARHTTTYRLPNRVDGTGFVVYDGAVFYNKERTRNIVKYDLRTRIKSGETVINTANYHDTSPYRWGGKTDIDLAVDENGLWVIYATEGNNGRLVVSQLNPYTLRFEGTWETGYDKRSASNAFMVCGVLYVLRSVYVDDDSEAAGNRVDYAFNTNANREEPVSLAFPNPYQFVSSVDYNPRDNQLYVWNNYFVVRYSLEFGPPDPSAGPATSPPLSTTTTARPTPLTSTASPAATTPLRRVPLTTHPVGAINQLGPDLPPATAPAPSTRRPPAPNLHMSPELFCEPREVRRVQWPATQQGMLVERPCPKGTRGIASFQCLPALGLWNPRGPDLSNCTSPWVNQVAQKIKSGENAANIASELARHTRGSIYAGDVSSSVKLMEQLLDILDAQLQALRPIERESAGKNYNKMHKRERTCKDYIKAVVETVDNLLRPEALESWKDMNATEQVHTATMLLDVLEEGAFLLADNVREPARFLAAKQNVVLEVTVLNTEGQVQELVFPQEYPSENSIQLSANTIKQNSRNGVVKVVFILYNNLGLFLSTENATVKLAGEAGSGGPGGASLVVNSQVIAASINKESSRVFLMDPVIFTVAHLEAKNHFNANCSFWNYSERSMLGYWSTQGCRLVESNKTHTTCACSHLTNFAVLMAHREIYQGRINELLLSVITWVGIVISLVCLAICISTFCFLRGLQTDRNTIHKNLCINLFLAELLFLVGIDKTQYEIACPIFAGLLHYFFLAAFSWLCLEGVHLYLLLVEVFESEYSRTKYYYLGGYCFPALVVGIAAAIDYRSYGTEKACWLRVDNYFIWSFIGPVSFVIVVNLVFLMVTLHKMIRSSSVLKPDSSRLDNIKSWALGAIALLFLLGLTWAFGLLFINKESVVMAYLFTTFNAFQGVFIFVFHCALQKKVHKEYSKCLRHSYCCIRSPPGGAHGSLKTSAMRSNTRYYTGTQSRIRRMWNDTVRKQTESSFMAGDINSTPTLNRGTMGNHLLTNPVLQPRGGTSPYNTLIAESVGFNPSSPPVFNSPGSYREPKHPLGGREACGMDTLPLNGNFNNSYSLRSGDFPPGDGASEPPRGRNLADAAAFEKMIISELVHNNLRGSSSGAKGPPPPEPPVPPVPGGGGEEEAGGPGGADRAEIELLYKALEEPLLLPRAQSVLYQSDLDESESCTAEDGATSRPLSSPPGRDSLYASGANLRDSPSYPDSSPEGPSEALPPPPPAPPGPPEIYYTSRPPALVARNPLQGYYQVRRPSHEGYLAAPGLEGPGPDGDGQMQLVTSL, from the exons ATGGCCCGCCTGGCCGCCGCGCTCTGGAGTGTGTGCGTCACCGCCGTCCTGGTCACCTCGGCCACCCAAG GCCTGAGCCGGGCCGGGCTCCCATTCGGGCTGATGCGCCGGGAGCTGGCGTGCGAAGGCTACCCCATTGAGCTGCGGTGCCCAGGCAGCGACGTCATCATGGTGGAGAACGCCAACTATGGGCGCACAGACGACAAGATCTGCGATGCCGACCCTTTCCAGATGGAGAACGTGCAGTGCTACCTGCCCGACGCCTTCAAGATCATGTCACAGAg GTGTAACAACCGCACCCAGTGCGTGGTGGTTGCCGGCTCTGACGCCTTTCCCGACCCCTGTCCTGGGACCTACAAGTACCTGGAGGTGCAGTACGACTGTGTCCCCTACA TCTTCGTGTGCCCAGGGACCCTGCAGAAGGTGTTGGAGCCCACCTCCACGCACGAATCGGAACACCAGTCTGGAGCGTGGTGCAAGGACCCGCTGCAGGCGGGTGACCGTATCTACGTCATGCCCTGGATCCCCTACCGTACAGACACGCTGACGGAGTATGCCTCGTGGGAAGACTACGTGGCCGCGCGCCACACCACCACCTACCGCCTGCCCAACCGCGTGGACGGCACGGGCTTCGTGGTCTACGACGGCGCGGTCTTCTACAACAAGGAGCGCACGCGCAACATCGTCAAGTACGATCTGCGCACACGCATCAAGAGCGGGGAGACGGTCATCAACACGGCCAACTACCACGACACGTCGCCCTACCGCTGGGGGGGCAAGACGGACATCGACCTGGCTGTGGACGAGAATGGGCTGTGGGTCATCTACGCCACCGAGGGCAACAACGGGCGCCTGGTGGTGAGCCAGCTCAACCCCTACACGCTGCGCTTCGAGGGCACGTGGGAGACGGGCTACGACAAGCGCTCGGCGTCCAACGCCTTCATGGTGTGCGGAGTCCTGTACGTGCTGCGCTCCGTGTACGTGGACGATGACAGCGAGGCGGCCGGCAACCGCGTGGACTACGCCTTCAACACCAACGCCAACCGCGAGGAGCCGGTCAGCCTGGCCTTCCCCAACCCCTACCAGTTCGTCTCCTCCGTGGACTACAACCCTCGCGACAACCAGCTCTACGTCTGGAACAACTATTTCGTGGTGCGCTACAGCCTGGAGTTCGGACCGCCCGACCCCAGTGCTG GCCCAGCCACTTCCCCGCCTCTCAGCACAACCACCACGGCCCGACCCACACCTCTCACCAGCACGGCCTCGCCCGCAGCCACCACCCCGCTCCGCCGAGTGCCCCTCACCACGCACCCTGTGGGTGCCATCAACCAGCTGGGACCTGACCTGCCTCCAGCcacagccccagctcccagcacccgGCGGCCCCCAGCCCCCAATCTGCACATGTCCCCAGAGCTCTTCTGTGAACCTCGAGAGGTCCGGCGGGTCCAATGGCCAGCCACCCAGCAGGGCATGCTGGTTGAGAGGCCCTGCCCCAAGGGGACCCGAG GAATTGCCTCCTTCCAGTGTCTACCAGCCCTGGGGCTCTGGAACCCCCGGGGCCCTGACCTCAGCAACTGCACCTCCCCCTGGGTCAACCAGGTGGCCCAGAAG ATCAAGAGTGGGGAGAATGCAGCCAACATTGCCAGCGAGCTCGCCCGTCACACCCGAGGCTCCATCTACGCGGGTGACGTGTCCTCCTCCGTGAAGCTGATGGAGCAGCTGCTGGATATTCTGGATGCCCAGTTACAGGCCTTGCGGCCCATTGAGCGCGAGTCAGCGGGCAAAAACTACAACAAG ATGCACAAGCGGGAGAGAACTTGCAAAGACTACATCAAG GCTGTGGTGGAGACAGTGGACAACCTGCTGCGACCAGAGGCCCTGGAGTCCTGGAAGGACATGAATGCCACGGAGCAGGTGCATACAGCCACCATGCTCTTGGATGTGCTGGAGGAGGGTGCCTTCCTGCTGGCCGACAATGTCAGGGAGCCCGCCCGCTTCCTGGCTGCCAAACAGAATGTGG TCCTGGAGGTGACAGTCCTAAACACGGAGGGCCAAGTGCAGGAGCTGGTGTTCCCCCAGGAATACCCAAGCGAGAACTCCATCCAGCTGTCCGCCAATACCATCAAGCAGAACAGCCGCAACG GTGTGGTCAAAGTTGTCTTCATCCTCTACAACAACCTGGGCCTCTTCTTGTCCACCGAGAATGCCACGGTGAAGCTAGCGGGTGAAGCAGGTTCCGGTGGCCCAGGTGGCGCCTCCCTGGTGGTGAACTCCCAGGTCATCGCAGCGTCCATCAACAAGGAGTCCAGTCGCGTCTTTCTCATGGACCCTGTCATCTTCACCGTGGCCCACCTGGAG GCCAAGAACCACTTCAATGCTAACTGCTCCTTCTGGAACTACTCGGAGCGTTCCATGCTGGGCTACTGGTCAACCCAGGGCTGCCGCCTGGTGGAGTCCAACAAGACCCATACCACGTGTGCCTGCAGCCACCTCACCAACTTTGCCGTGCTAATGGCTCACCGCGAGATC TACCAGGGCCGCATCAATGAGCTGCTCCTGTCGGTCATCACCTGGGTGGGCATCGTGATCTCCCTCGTCTGCCTGGCCATCTGTATCTCCACCTTCTGCTTCTTGCGGGGGTTGCAGACCGACCGCAACACCATCCACAAGAACCTGTGCATCAACCTCTTTCTGGCCGAGCTGCTCTTCCTGGTCGGGATAGACAAGACTCAGTATGAG atCGCTTGCCCCATCTTCGCCGGCTTGCTGCATTACTTCTTCCTGGCCGCCTTCTCCTGGCTGTGCCTGGAGGGCGTGCACCTCTACCTGCTGCTGGTGGAAGTGTTCGAGAGCGAGTACTCCCGCACCAAGTACTACTACCtgggtggctactgcttcccggcccTGGTGGTGGGCATCGCGGCGGCCATTGACTACCGCAGCTATGGCACCGAGAAGGC CTGCTGGCTCCGAGTCGACAATTACTTCATCTGGAGCTTCATTGGACCTGTCTCTTTTGTTATCGTG GTGAACTTGGTGTTCCTCATGGTGACCCTGCACAAGATGATCCGGAGCTCATCCGTGCTCAAACCCGACTCCAGTCGCCTGGACAACATTAA atccTGGGCCCTGGGGGCCATCGCGCTGCTCTTCCTGCTGGGCCTCACCTGGGCCTTCGGCCTGCTCTTCATCAATAAGGAGTCCGTGGTCATGGCCTATCTCTTCACCACCTTCAACGCCTTCCAGGGGGTCTTCATCTTTGTCTTTCACTGCGCCTTACAGAAGAAG gtgcaCAAGGAGTACAGCAAGTGCCTGCGTCACTCCTACTGCTGCATCCGCTCCCCACCCGGGGGCGCTCACGGCTCACTCAAGACCTCAGCCATGCGGAGCAACACCCGCTACTACACAGGGACCCAG AGCCGAATCCGGAGGATGTGGAATGACACCGTGAGGAAACAGACGGAGTCCTCCTTCATGGCAGGCGACATCAACAGCACCCCCACCCTGAACCGAG GTACCATGGGGAACCACCTGCTGACCAACCCCGTGTTGCAGCCCCGTGGGGGCACCAGCCCCTATAACACCCTCATCGCCGAGTCGGTGGGCTTTAATCCCTCCTCACCCCCTGTCTTCAACTCCCCAG GGAGCTACCGGGAACCCA AGCACCCTCTGGGAGGCCGGGAAGCCTGCGGCATGGACACATTGCCCCTCAACGGCAACTTCAACAACAGTTACTCCTTGCGAAGCGGGGATTTCCCTCCAGGGGATGGGGCCTCTGAGCCACCCCGAGGCCGGAACCTGGCCGATGCTGCTGCCTTCGAGAAGATGATCATCTCAGAGCTGGTACACAACAACCTGCGGGGCAGCAGCAGTGGGGCCAAGGGCCCCCCACCACCCGAACCCCCTGTGCCACCTGTGCCAGGGGGTGgtggcgaggaagaagcaggcgggCCCGGGGGTGCTGACCGGGCAGAGATCGAACTTCTCTACAAGGCCCTGGAGGAGCCGCTGCTGCTGCCCCGGGCCCAGTCGGTGCTGTACCAGAGCGATCTGGATGAGTCGGAGAGCTGCACTGCGGAGGATGGGGCCACCAGCCGGCCCCTATCCTCCCCTCCGGGTCGGGACTCCCTCTACGCCAGTGGGGCCAACCTGCGGGACTCGCCCTCCTACCCGGACAGCAGCCCCGAGGGGCCCAGtgaggccctgcccccacccccgcctgcaCCCCCCGGTCCCCCTGAAATCTACTACACCTCGCGCCCACCGGCCCTGGTGGCCCGGAACCCCCTGCAGGGCTACTACCAGGTGCGGCGGCCCAGCCACGAGGGCTACCTGGCGGCCCCGGGCCTCGAGGGGCCAGGGCCCGATGGGGATGGGCAGATGCAGCTGGTCACCAGTCTCTGA
- the ADGRL1 gene encoding adhesion G protein-coupled receptor L1 isoform X1, with protein MARLAAALWSVCVTAVLVTSATQGLSRAGLPFGLMRRELACEGYPIELRCPGSDVIMVENANYGRTDDKICDADPFQMENVQCYLPDAFKIMSQRCNNRTQCVVVAGSDAFPDPCPGTYKYLEVQYDCVPYIEVEQKVFVCPGTLQKVLEPTSTHESEHQSGAWCKDPLQAGDRIYVMPWIPYRTDTLTEYASWEDYVAARHTTTYRLPNRVDGTGFVVYDGAVFYNKERTRNIVKYDLRTRIKSGETVINTANYHDTSPYRWGGKTDIDLAVDENGLWVIYATEGNNGRLVVSQLNPYTLRFEGTWETGYDKRSASNAFMVCGVLYVLRSVYVDDDSEAAGNRVDYAFNTNANREEPVSLAFPNPYQFVSSVDYNPRDNQLYVWNNYFVVRYSLEFGPPDPSAGPATSPPLSTTTTARPTPLTSTASPAATTPLRRVPLTTHPVGAINQLGPDLPPATAPAPSTRRPPAPNLHMSPELFCEPREVRRVQWPATQQGMLVERPCPKGTRGIASFQCLPALGLWNPRGPDLSNCTSPWVNQVAQKIKSGENAANIASELARHTRGSIYAGDVSSSVKLMEQLLDILDAQLQALRPIERESAGKNYNKMHKRERTCKDYIKAVVETVDNLLRPEALESWKDMNATEQVHTATMLLDVLEEGAFLLADNVREPARFLAAKQNVVLEVTVLNTEGQVQELVFPQEYPSENSIQLSANTIKQNSRNGVVKVVFILYNNLGLFLSTENATVKLAGEAGSGGPGGASLVVNSQVIAASINKESSRVFLMDPVIFTVAHLEAKNHFNANCSFWNYSERSMLGYWSTQGCRLVESNKTHTTCACSHLTNFAVLMAHREIYQGRINELLLSVITWVGIVISLVCLAICISTFCFLRGLQTDRNTIHKNLCINLFLAELLFLVGIDKTQYEIACPIFAGLLHYFFLAAFSWLCLEGVHLYLLLVEVFESEYSRTKYYYLGGYCFPALVVGIAAAIDYRSYGTEKACWLRVDNYFIWSFIGPVSFVIVVNLVFLMVTLHKMIRSSSVLKPDSSRLDNIKSWALGAIALLFLLGLTWAFGLLFINKESVVMAYLFTTFNAFQGVFIFVFHCALQKKVHKEYSKCLRHSYCCIRSPPGGAHGSLKTSAMRSNTRYYTGTQSRIRRMWNDTVRKQTESSFMAGDINSTPTLNRGTMGNHLLTNPVLQPRGGTSPYNTLIAESVGFNPSSPPVFNSPGSYREPKHPLGGREACGMDTLPLNGNFNNSYSLRSGDFPPGDGASEPPRGRNLADAAAFEKMIISELVHNNLRGSSSGAKGPPPPEPPVPPVPGGGGEEEAGGPGGADRAEIELLYKALEEPLLLPRAQSVLYQSDLDESESCTAEDGATSRPLSSPPGRDSLYASGANLRDSPSYPDSSPEGPSEALPPPPPAPPGPPEIYYTSRPPALVARNPLQGYYQVRRPSHEGYLAAPGLEGPGPDGDGQMQLVTSL; from the exons ATGGCCCGCCTGGCCGCCGCGCTCTGGAGTGTGTGCGTCACCGCCGTCCTGGTCACCTCGGCCACCCAAG GCCTGAGCCGGGCCGGGCTCCCATTCGGGCTGATGCGCCGGGAGCTGGCGTGCGAAGGCTACCCCATTGAGCTGCGGTGCCCAGGCAGCGACGTCATCATGGTGGAGAACGCCAACTATGGGCGCACAGACGACAAGATCTGCGATGCCGACCCTTTCCAGATGGAGAACGTGCAGTGCTACCTGCCCGACGCCTTCAAGATCATGTCACAGAg GTGTAACAACCGCACCCAGTGCGTGGTGGTTGCCGGCTCTGACGCCTTTCCCGACCCCTGTCCTGGGACCTACAAGTACCTGGAGGTGCAGTACGACTGTGTCCCCTACA TAGAAGTGGAGCAGAAAG TCTTCGTGTGCCCAGGGACCCTGCAGAAGGTGTTGGAGCCCACCTCCACGCACGAATCGGAACACCAGTCTGGAGCGTGGTGCAAGGACCCGCTGCAGGCGGGTGACCGTATCTACGTCATGCCCTGGATCCCCTACCGTACAGACACGCTGACGGAGTATGCCTCGTGGGAAGACTACGTGGCCGCGCGCCACACCACCACCTACCGCCTGCCCAACCGCGTGGACGGCACGGGCTTCGTGGTCTACGACGGCGCGGTCTTCTACAACAAGGAGCGCACGCGCAACATCGTCAAGTACGATCTGCGCACACGCATCAAGAGCGGGGAGACGGTCATCAACACGGCCAACTACCACGACACGTCGCCCTACCGCTGGGGGGGCAAGACGGACATCGACCTGGCTGTGGACGAGAATGGGCTGTGGGTCATCTACGCCACCGAGGGCAACAACGGGCGCCTGGTGGTGAGCCAGCTCAACCCCTACACGCTGCGCTTCGAGGGCACGTGGGAGACGGGCTACGACAAGCGCTCGGCGTCCAACGCCTTCATGGTGTGCGGAGTCCTGTACGTGCTGCGCTCCGTGTACGTGGACGATGACAGCGAGGCGGCCGGCAACCGCGTGGACTACGCCTTCAACACCAACGCCAACCGCGAGGAGCCGGTCAGCCTGGCCTTCCCCAACCCCTACCAGTTCGTCTCCTCCGTGGACTACAACCCTCGCGACAACCAGCTCTACGTCTGGAACAACTATTTCGTGGTGCGCTACAGCCTGGAGTTCGGACCGCCCGACCCCAGTGCTG GCCCAGCCACTTCCCCGCCTCTCAGCACAACCACCACGGCCCGACCCACACCTCTCACCAGCACGGCCTCGCCCGCAGCCACCACCCCGCTCCGCCGAGTGCCCCTCACCACGCACCCTGTGGGTGCCATCAACCAGCTGGGACCTGACCTGCCTCCAGCcacagccccagctcccagcacccgGCGGCCCCCAGCCCCCAATCTGCACATGTCCCCAGAGCTCTTCTGTGAACCTCGAGAGGTCCGGCGGGTCCAATGGCCAGCCACCCAGCAGGGCATGCTGGTTGAGAGGCCCTGCCCCAAGGGGACCCGAG GAATTGCCTCCTTCCAGTGTCTACCAGCCCTGGGGCTCTGGAACCCCCGGGGCCCTGACCTCAGCAACTGCACCTCCCCCTGGGTCAACCAGGTGGCCCAGAAG ATCAAGAGTGGGGAGAATGCAGCCAACATTGCCAGCGAGCTCGCCCGTCACACCCGAGGCTCCATCTACGCGGGTGACGTGTCCTCCTCCGTGAAGCTGATGGAGCAGCTGCTGGATATTCTGGATGCCCAGTTACAGGCCTTGCGGCCCATTGAGCGCGAGTCAGCGGGCAAAAACTACAACAAG ATGCACAAGCGGGAGAGAACTTGCAAAGACTACATCAAG GCTGTGGTGGAGACAGTGGACAACCTGCTGCGACCAGAGGCCCTGGAGTCCTGGAAGGACATGAATGCCACGGAGCAGGTGCATACAGCCACCATGCTCTTGGATGTGCTGGAGGAGGGTGCCTTCCTGCTGGCCGACAATGTCAGGGAGCCCGCCCGCTTCCTGGCTGCCAAACAGAATGTGG TCCTGGAGGTGACAGTCCTAAACACGGAGGGCCAAGTGCAGGAGCTGGTGTTCCCCCAGGAATACCCAAGCGAGAACTCCATCCAGCTGTCCGCCAATACCATCAAGCAGAACAGCCGCAACG GTGTGGTCAAAGTTGTCTTCATCCTCTACAACAACCTGGGCCTCTTCTTGTCCACCGAGAATGCCACGGTGAAGCTAGCGGGTGAAGCAGGTTCCGGTGGCCCAGGTGGCGCCTCCCTGGTGGTGAACTCCCAGGTCATCGCAGCGTCCATCAACAAGGAGTCCAGTCGCGTCTTTCTCATGGACCCTGTCATCTTCACCGTGGCCCACCTGGAG GCCAAGAACCACTTCAATGCTAACTGCTCCTTCTGGAACTACTCGGAGCGTTCCATGCTGGGCTACTGGTCAACCCAGGGCTGCCGCCTGGTGGAGTCCAACAAGACCCATACCACGTGTGCCTGCAGCCACCTCACCAACTTTGCCGTGCTAATGGCTCACCGCGAGATC TACCAGGGCCGCATCAATGAGCTGCTCCTGTCGGTCATCACCTGGGTGGGCATCGTGATCTCCCTCGTCTGCCTGGCCATCTGTATCTCCACCTTCTGCTTCTTGCGGGGGTTGCAGACCGACCGCAACACCATCCACAAGAACCTGTGCATCAACCTCTTTCTGGCCGAGCTGCTCTTCCTGGTCGGGATAGACAAGACTCAGTATGAG atCGCTTGCCCCATCTTCGCCGGCTTGCTGCATTACTTCTTCCTGGCCGCCTTCTCCTGGCTGTGCCTGGAGGGCGTGCACCTCTACCTGCTGCTGGTGGAAGTGTTCGAGAGCGAGTACTCCCGCACCAAGTACTACTACCtgggtggctactgcttcccggcccTGGTGGTGGGCATCGCGGCGGCCATTGACTACCGCAGCTATGGCACCGAGAAGGC CTGCTGGCTCCGAGTCGACAATTACTTCATCTGGAGCTTCATTGGACCTGTCTCTTTTGTTATCGTG GTGAACTTGGTGTTCCTCATGGTGACCCTGCACAAGATGATCCGGAGCTCATCCGTGCTCAAACCCGACTCCAGTCGCCTGGACAACATTAA atccTGGGCCCTGGGGGCCATCGCGCTGCTCTTCCTGCTGGGCCTCACCTGGGCCTTCGGCCTGCTCTTCATCAATAAGGAGTCCGTGGTCATGGCCTATCTCTTCACCACCTTCAACGCCTTCCAGGGGGTCTTCATCTTTGTCTTTCACTGCGCCTTACAGAAGAAG gtgcaCAAGGAGTACAGCAAGTGCCTGCGTCACTCCTACTGCTGCATCCGCTCCCCACCCGGGGGCGCTCACGGCTCACTCAAGACCTCAGCCATGCGGAGCAACACCCGCTACTACACAGGGACCCAG AGCCGAATCCGGAGGATGTGGAATGACACCGTGAGGAAACAGACGGAGTCCTCCTTCATGGCAGGCGACATCAACAGCACCCCCACCCTGAACCGAG GTACCATGGGGAACCACCTGCTGACCAACCCCGTGTTGCAGCCCCGTGGGGGCACCAGCCCCTATAACACCCTCATCGCCGAGTCGGTGGGCTTTAATCCCTCCTCACCCCCTGTCTTCAACTCCCCAG GGAGCTACCGGGAACCCA AGCACCCTCTGGGAGGCCGGGAAGCCTGCGGCATGGACACATTGCCCCTCAACGGCAACTTCAACAACAGTTACTCCTTGCGAAGCGGGGATTTCCCTCCAGGGGATGGGGCCTCTGAGCCACCCCGAGGCCGGAACCTGGCCGATGCTGCTGCCTTCGAGAAGATGATCATCTCAGAGCTGGTACACAACAACCTGCGGGGCAGCAGCAGTGGGGCCAAGGGCCCCCCACCACCCGAACCCCCTGTGCCACCTGTGCCAGGGGGTGgtggcgaggaagaagcaggcgggCCCGGGGGTGCTGACCGGGCAGAGATCGAACTTCTCTACAAGGCCCTGGAGGAGCCGCTGCTGCTGCCCCGGGCCCAGTCGGTGCTGTACCAGAGCGATCTGGATGAGTCGGAGAGCTGCACTGCGGAGGATGGGGCCACCAGCCGGCCCCTATCCTCCCCTCCGGGTCGGGACTCCCTCTACGCCAGTGGGGCCAACCTGCGGGACTCGCCCTCCTACCCGGACAGCAGCCCCGAGGGGCCCAGtgaggccctgcccccacccccgcctgcaCCCCCCGGTCCCCCTGAAATCTACTACACCTCGCGCCCACCGGCCCTGGTGGCCCGGAACCCCCTGCAGGGCTACTACCAGGTGCGGCGGCCCAGCCACGAGGGCTACCTGGCGGCCCCGGGCCTCGAGGGGCCAGGGCCCGATGGGGATGGGCAGATGCAGCTGGTCACCAGTCTCTGA